From the Octadecabacter antarcticus 307 genome, one window contains:
- a CDS encoding FGGY-family carbohydrate kinase — protein sequence MSEMQTEENYIIGIDVGTGSARAGVFSMDGRMVVTDTCATSLYRAGGTIVEQSSEEIWRAVATSVRGAIAASGVPADQIKGIGFAATCSLVVLGGDGAPLPVGDPTHSERNIMVWMDHRAVEQAERINAGGHRVLDYVGGRISPEMETPKLLWLKENRPQVFAQAWQFMDLTDFLTWRASGDLARSTCTVTCKWTYMAQEDSWDADYFHSIGLGELADEGFKRIGTNVVPAGSALGTGLCKQAAEDFGLIAGTPVAAGLIDAHAGGIGSVGALGGGGAQANLAYVFGTSSCTMTSTTEPVFVPGVWGPYYSAMVPGLWLNEGGQSAAGAAIDQLLDFHPYASKAHTLAAEKGQSLPDWLAEHAQTQVENGVDVSVLAGKVHVVPEFLGNRAPHADPHTRAVIAGLGMEHDLDSIVSLYVAGLCGIGYGLRQIVEAQDEAGAKVERIVISGGAGRSDMVRQLLANATGVEIAAPAAEEPVLLGAAILGSVAAGLEANIHIAMEHMSSFGTRYTPEIGEMRELHDHRFRIFEQLQSVARQAARE from the coding sequence ATGTCTGAAATGCAGACTGAAGAAAACTATATAATAGGTATCGATGTAGGCACGGGAAGTGCCCGTGCGGGTGTCTTCAGCATGGACGGTCGCATGGTCGTTACGGACACATGCGCAACCTCTCTTTACCGCGCGGGCGGAACCATTGTTGAGCAATCCAGCGAAGAAATCTGGCGTGCTGTCGCAACATCAGTGCGCGGTGCAATTGCTGCGTCTGGTGTTCCAGCCGACCAGATTAAAGGCATCGGGTTCGCCGCAACGTGTTCGCTTGTGGTGCTTGGCGGGGACGGCGCGCCGTTGCCAGTCGGCGACCCCACGCATTCCGAACGCAATATTATGGTCTGGATGGATCACCGAGCGGTTGAGCAAGCTGAGCGGATTAACGCGGGCGGCCACCGCGTTCTAGACTATGTCGGCGGGCGTATTTCACCAGAAATGGAAACGCCAAAACTGCTTTGGTTAAAAGAAAACCGTCCCCAAGTGTTTGCGCAAGCCTGGCAATTTATGGACCTTACTGACTTTTTGACATGGCGCGCATCTGGTGATTTGGCGCGCTCGACTTGCACAGTTACCTGTAAATGGACCTACATGGCGCAAGAGGACAGCTGGGACGCAGATTATTTTCACTCCATTGGGCTGGGTGAACTCGCTGACGAGGGGTTCAAACGGATTGGCACAAACGTTGTTCCAGCAGGGTCCGCGCTTGGCACGGGGCTTTGCAAACAGGCAGCTGAGGACTTTGGCCTGATCGCCGGCACACCGGTTGCAGCTGGGCTAATCGATGCCCATGCAGGTGGCATTGGGTCCGTTGGTGCACTGGGTGGTGGCGGGGCGCAAGCCAATCTGGCGTATGTGTTTGGCACGTCCTCATGCACGATGACGTCCACCACTGAGCCTGTTTTTGTTCCCGGTGTGTGGGGGCCGTATTATTCAGCAATGGTACCTGGTCTCTGGCTTAACGAGGGTGGTCAATCCGCTGCTGGCGCAGCGATCGATCAATTGTTGGATTTCCATCCCTATGCGTCAAAAGCACACACTTTAGCTGCGGAAAAAGGTCAATCTTTGCCTGATTGGCTGGCTGAACACGCGCAAACTCAAGTGGAGAACGGCGTGGATGTCAGCGTGCTTGCGGGGAAAGTTCATGTCGTGCCGGAATTCCTTGGAAACCGCGCGCCGCACGCTGATCCCCATACCCGTGCGGTCATCGCCGGATTGGGAATGGAACATGATCTCGACAGCATCGTTTCACTTTACGTCGCTGGGCTTTGTGGCATCGGGTATGGGCTACGCCAGATCGTGGAGGCACAGGACGAAGCAGGTGCCAAGGTCGAACGAATTGTCATCAGCGGTGGTGCCGGCCGCAGTGATATGGTCCGCCAACTTCTGGCAAACGCAACGGGTGTTGAAATCGCGGCACCTGCTGCCGAGGAACCCGTTCTTCTAGGCGCTGCAATTTTGGGGAGCGTGGCCGCAGGACTTGAGGCGAATATCCACATTGCAATGGAACATATGTCATCGTTTGGGACACGCTATACGCCCGAAATTGGCGAGATGCGTGAACTTCATGATCATCGGTTTAGAATATTTGAACAATTGCAATCAGTAGCACGACAAGCTGCTCGTGAGTGA
- a CDS encoding SDR family oxidoreductase: MTKTMENKTAAITGAASGIGLACAKILIEEGAKVVLIDRAEDRLNDLCNELGENAKPLVLDLLDGPQVSGMLPLIEDLVGPLDIFHANAGAYVGGAAAEGNPDDWDRMLNLNINASFRCVQAVLPAMIARKTGDIIFTSSISGVVPVVWEPIYTASKFAVQAFLHSTRRQVSEHGIRMGAVLPGPVVTALLDDWPKEKMDDALANESLMQPREVAEAVLFMLTRPRGVVIRDLVILPNSVDL, translated from the coding sequence ATGACTAAAACGATGGAAAATAAAACTGCCGCCATTACTGGTGCTGCATCGGGAATAGGGCTTGCCTGTGCGAAGATCCTGATTGAAGAAGGCGCAAAGGTCGTTTTGATTGACCGTGCTGAGGACAGGTTGAACGACCTATGCAACGAACTTGGCGAAAATGCCAAGCCCTTGGTTCTTGACCTGTTGGACGGCCCACAGGTGTCTGGGATGCTACCTTTGATCGAGGACTTGGTCGGTCCACTTGATATTTTTCACGCGAATGCTGGGGCGTATGTCGGCGGTGCTGCCGCCGAAGGAAACCCCGACGACTGGGACCGTATGTTGAACCTTAACATCAACGCATCATTCCGTTGCGTGCAGGCTGTGTTGCCTGCCATGATTGCGCGAAAGACGGGGGATATTATTTTTACCAGTTCGATTTCTGGCGTTGTGCCTGTGGTGTGGGAGCCGATTTATACTGCGTCAAAATTTGCAGTACAGGCGTTCCTACATTCGACCCGTCGCCAAGTCAGCGAACACGGTATCCGTATGGGTGCCGTTCTCCCAGGGCCAGTTGTGACAGCGTTGCTGGACGACTGGCCCAAAGAAAAAATGGACGATGCGCTTGCAAACGAGTCGTTGATGCAACCCCGAGAGGTGGCCGAGGCAGTCTTGTTCATGTTGACGCGCCCACGTGGTGTTGTGATCCGTGATTTAGTGATCCTGCCCAACAGCGTCGATCTTTAA
- a CDS encoding sugar ABC transporter permease: MTQNTPNNASAPQLDRADTRVRHDAGLSGALRGFLDQVRSGNLGMLPVVIGLVLISTVFSILNPIFLAPNNLVNLMFDAAAVGLIALGVVCVLLLGEIDLSIGSMSGLGSALMGVLWVNSGIPLPLAIIAVVVTGALIGALYGFLRNQFEMPSFVATLAGLLAILGLQLYILGPTGSINMPFTSPLVRFGQILIMPAWLSYCLAVVPGAVIVFVSMRTNTQRRAANLSASGLSVAIAKAVILTVALVFAVFYLEQGRGVPWMFGIFVLFVVMLDYALVRTKWGRSMFAVGGNSEAARRSGINVQRIRISAFVVCSSLAALGGVFAAARLASASQQAGTGDVNLNAIAAAVIGGTSLFGGRGSAWSALLGVLVIMAISNGLTLLNLSSSLRYMITGAVLAIAVIVDSLARRSRANSGRA, from the coding sequence ATGACACAAAATACACCGAACAACGCATCTGCGCCCCAGCTTGATCGCGCCGATACGCGTGTTCGACACGATGCGGGATTGTCGGGGGCCCTTCGCGGCTTCTTGGATCAGGTTCGTTCTGGCAATCTGGGGATGTTACCTGTCGTGATTGGATTGGTCCTAATTTCTACTGTCTTTAGCATCTTGAACCCTATTTTTCTCGCTCCCAACAATCTCGTCAATCTGATGTTTGATGCTGCCGCCGTGGGTCTGATCGCGCTTGGCGTGGTCTGTGTTTTGTTACTTGGCGAAATTGATTTGTCCATCGGGTCGATGAGCGGACTTGGTTCTGCTTTAATGGGCGTCCTTTGGGTCAATTCCGGCATTCCCCTGCCTCTCGCGATCATTGCGGTTGTGGTTACTGGCGCACTTATTGGCGCGCTTTATGGCTTTCTGCGCAACCAGTTCGAGATGCCAAGTTTTGTCGCAACTTTGGCTGGTTTGCTGGCGATATTGGGCCTGCAGCTTTATATTTTGGGACCAACTGGGTCTATCAATATGCCGTTCACATCGCCATTGGTTCGGTTCGGTCAGATTCTGATTATGCCAGCATGGCTTTCCTATTGCCTTGCGGTTGTTCCCGGGGCGGTGATCGTGTTTGTCAGTATGCGTACCAATACACAGCGACGTGCGGCAAACTTGTCGGCGAGTGGGTTAAGCGTGGCGATTGCAAAAGCTGTAATTCTGACCGTTGCATTGGTTTTCGCAGTTTTCTACCTTGAGCAGGGCCGCGGTGTGCCGTGGATGTTCGGTATTTTTGTTCTGTTTGTCGTGATGCTGGATTACGCATTGGTGCGCACAAAATGGGGACGCTCTATGTTCGCTGTCGGTGGCAACTCAGAGGCCGCGCGGCGTTCTGGTATCAATGTACAGCGCATTCGCATTTCGGCCTTCGTTGTCTGTTCATCCTTGGCAGCCTTGGGCGGCGTATTCGCGGCGGCGCGGTTAGCCTCTGCAAGCCAGCAGGCGGGGACTGGCGACGTTAACCTGAACGCAATCGCGGCAGCTGTGATCGGCGGAACGTCTTTATTTGGCGGCAGGGGATCTGCATGGTCTGCCCTGTTGGGTGTGCTCGTGATTATGGCGATTTCGAATGGTCTGACATTGCTGAACCTCAGTTCCTCGCTGCGGTATATGATTACGGGTGCGGTCCTTGCGATTGCTGTCATCGTAGATTCACTTGCCCGTCGGTCACGCGCGAACAGTGGTCGTGCTTAA
- a CDS encoding ATP-binding cassette domain-containing protein: MVENIAGPDKREPLLRLRGVGKQFGAVTALEDIELDIHAGEVVALVGDNGAGKSTLVKLLAGVHQPTSGTIEYLGEKVSLDTPSKALKMGIATVFQDLALCENLDVVANLFLGQEICPWQLDEVQMEVRAWTLLKELAARIPSVREPVASLSGGQRQTVAIARSLLLDPQIIMLDEPTAALGVAQTAEVLNLIERVRDRGHGVILISHNMEDVRAVADRVVVLRLGKNSGTFDADVSHQDLVSAITGASENSVSRRAARKLAEVGEDQ; encoded by the coding sequence ATGGTTGAAAACATCGCAGGCCCTGACAAGAGAGAGCCGCTTCTACGCCTACGCGGTGTTGGAAAACAATTTGGTGCCGTGACCGCCCTCGAGGACATCGAGTTGGATATTCATGCAGGCGAGGTCGTGGCGCTGGTGGGCGACAACGGGGCAGGAAAGTCCACATTGGTAAAATTGCTGGCTGGTGTGCACCAACCAACCTCTGGCACGATTGAGTACTTAGGTGAAAAGGTCTCGCTGGATACCCCGAGCAAAGCGCTCAAGATGGGGATCGCGACCGTGTTTCAAGACCTAGCGCTGTGTGAAAATCTTGACGTCGTTGCCAACCTGTTTTTGGGGCAAGAAATCTGCCCATGGCAGTTGGACGAAGTGCAAATGGAGGTCCGTGCTTGGACGCTTTTGAAAGAGCTTGCTGCGCGTATTCCTTCGGTCCGTGAACCCGTAGCCTCCCTGTCTGGTGGGCAGCGCCAGACCGTGGCGATCGCGCGCTCTTTGTTGCTGGATCCGCAAATCATCATGCTTGACGAACCGACAGCCGCTTTGGGCGTTGCCCAAACTGCAGAAGTTTTGAATTTGATCGAACGCGTGCGGGACCGTGGGCACGGCGTCATCTTGATTTCACATAATATGGAAGATGTGCGCGCTGTGGCTGACAGGGTTGTCGTGCTGCGCCTTGGCAAAAATAGTGGCACGTTTGACGCCGATGTTTCACATCAAGACCTTGTGTCTGCCATCACCGGAGCAAGTGAAAACTCCGTTTCGCGCAGGGCCGCTCGTAAACTCGCAGAAGTTGGGGAAGACCAATGA
- a CDS encoding ABC transporter substrate-binding protein: protein MKTTTTLAAASTLVATLFATAATAQTVAFLMPDQASTRYENHDWPGFQAAMGELCPDCTLIYQNGNADVALQQQQFNSVIAQGATVIVLDPVDSAAAAALVEIAHSQDVKVIAYDRPIPDSPADFYVSFDNEGIGFAIAQSLIDHLKAQGVPEGAGVLQINGSPTDAAAGLIRDGVDRALDASPYVTLSEFDTPDWAPPKAQEWAAGQITRFGGNIVGIVAANDGTGGGAIAAMKAAGVDPVPPITGNDATIAALQLIIAGDQYNTISKPSEIVAAAAAEIAMMLINGETPEATSTLYNTPSQLFVPAVVTQQNIKAEIFDAGIQAAADVCTAEYADACDALGIE, encoded by the coding sequence ATGAAAACGACAACAACACTGGCGGCGGCATCAACGCTTGTCGCAACCCTGTTTGCGACTGCAGCCACCGCGCAGACCGTAGCATTCTTAATGCCGGATCAGGCGTCGACCCGATATGAAAATCATGACTGGCCGGGCTTTCAGGCCGCGATGGGGGAGCTTTGCCCTGATTGCACACTAATTTACCAGAACGGCAATGCGGACGTTGCACTGCAACAGCAACAGTTCAATTCTGTTATCGCGCAGGGTGCGACTGTGATTGTGCTTGACCCCGTGGATTCCGCTGCGGCCGCCGCACTGGTTGAAATTGCCCACTCACAAGACGTTAAGGTCATTGCATATGATCGCCCAATCCCAGACTCGCCTGCGGATTTCTACGTATCTTTTGACAACGAAGGCATTGGCTTTGCCATTGCGCAATCGCTCATCGACCACTTGAAAGCCCAAGGCGTTCCCGAAGGCGCGGGCGTTTTGCAAATCAACGGCTCACCAACTGACGCCGCTGCCGGCTTAATCCGTGATGGTGTGGATCGTGCACTGGACGCATCGCCGTACGTGACGCTGTCGGAATTTGACACGCCCGATTGGGCTCCACCAAAGGCACAGGAATGGGCAGCAGGTCAGATCACCCGCTTTGGTGGTAATATTGTCGGCATCGTGGCTGCAAATGATGGCACCGGTGGTGGTGCGATTGCAGCGATGAAAGCAGCCGGTGTGGACCCAGTTCCACCGATTACAGGCAACGATGCAACGATTGCAGCACTTCAACTGATTATTGCAGGTGACCAGTACAACACGATTTCAAAGCCATCCGAAATCGTTGCTGCCGCTGCAGCCGAAATTGCAATGATGCTGATCAATGGTGAAACACCTGAGGCCACATCGACCCTGTACAATACGCCGTCACAGTTGTTCGTTCCAGCGGTCGTTACGCAGCAAAACATCAAAGCAGAAATCTTTGATGCCGGTATTCAAGCTGCTGCAGATGTTTGCACGGCGGAATATGCCGATGCTTGTGACGCACTTGGCATCGAGTAA
- a CDS encoding LacI family DNA-binding transcriptional regulator — translation MEKESKRTTIYDIAKLANASPSAVSSVLNGTWEKRRISRKLFERVMQIAEEQGYSVNVPASLLRRERSNIVGMIVPKYDNRYFGEIAEQFEAMARARGFFPVVTCTQRDPDLEFEAAKELISYQAECLISTGTTDPDRISAFCAASGAQSINLDLPGNNAPSVISDNHSAAIELTQLILDRCAQDLDWFGPLRFVGGRLSDHNTAARLAGFMEAHRDRGISVPDSHIMSTGYSAECAAQVLENFAPDGPAGLFVNSTISLEGVVRWHSELKNHSDLVRFGCFDWDPFGSFLPGNVGMVEQDVTTMLTKAFELIGNPNSANQQILVPCKLRVF, via the coding sequence ATGGAAAAAGAGTCAAAGAGAACAACAATCTATGATATTGCAAAACTTGCAAATGCCTCACCAAGTGCGGTGAGCTCAGTGCTCAACGGAACTTGGGAGAAGCGGCGAATCAGCCGCAAATTGTTCGAACGGGTCATGCAGATTGCAGAGGAACAAGGCTACTCCGTCAACGTACCGGCCAGCCTTTTGCGTCGGGAACGATCTAACATCGTGGGCATGATCGTTCCGAAATACGACAATCGTTATTTTGGTGAGATTGCAGAGCAGTTCGAGGCCATGGCGCGCGCTCGTGGTTTTTTCCCAGTTGTCACCTGCACCCAGCGTGACCCCGATTTGGAGTTTGAGGCCGCAAAAGAACTCATCTCCTATCAAGCGGAATGTCTGATCTCGACTGGCACGACTGACCCAGATCGCATTTCAGCGTTTTGTGCCGCATCAGGCGCTCAGTCGATCAACCTCGATCTTCCTGGCAATAACGCTCCTTCAGTGATTTCTGACAACCATAGTGCTGCAATAGAACTCACCCAACTCATTCTTGATCGTTGCGCACAGGATCTCGACTGGTTTGGACCGTTGCGTTTCGTTGGTGGACGACTGTCAGACCACAACACGGCTGCGCGCTTGGCAGGCTTTATGGAAGCCCATCGTGATCGCGGAATTTCGGTGCCCGACTCCCATATCATGTCGACCGGTTATTCTGCGGAATGTGCAGCACAGGTATTGGAAAACTTCGCTCCAGACGGACCTGCTGGCCTATTCGTGAACTCGACAATTTCACTGGAGGGCGTCGTGCGCTGGCACAGCGAGCTTAAAAACCACTCTGATTTGGTTAGGTTCGGGTGCTTTGACTGGGACCCCTTCGGATCGTTTTTACCGGGAAATGTAGGCATGGTTGAACAAGACGTCACAACAATGCTGACCAAAGCCTTTGAATTGATTGGCAATCCCAACAGTGCAAACCAACAGATTTTGGTGCCATGTAAGTTGCGCGTCTTTTAA
- a CDS encoding integrase core domain-containing protein, whose product MLEEWQEDYNWRRPHSALANLTLMKFL is encoded by the coding sequence ATGCTTGAAGAATGGCAGGAGGATTACAACTGGCGCAGGCCACATTCAGCCTTGGCGAACCTGACCCTGATGAAATTCTTGTAG
- a CDS encoding tripartite tricarboxylate transporter permease, whose protein sequence is MLEGILIGLQTALSFQNLLLVVAGCLIGTFIGMLPGLGPMSIIAIMIPVAISMGDPSAALILLAGVYYGAIFGGSTSSILLNAPGVAGTVASSFDGYPMAQQGKAGKALTIAAIASFAGGTIGAILLMIFAPMLSSVALLFHSAEYFALMIVGMSAIAAFAGRGQVAKALLMTVFGLIMATVGEGALFNLPRFTMGIMDLQSGFGFVTLAMAMFALPEAIFLVLKPKNLGDSGGEIKELRITRAEARAIAPIIARQSVQGFFIGVLPGAGATIASFLGYAVERNIAPKHEQDEFGKGSIKGLAAPETANNAACTGSFVPLLTLGIPGSGTTAILLGALIALNVTPGPRLMIDEPQIFWAVIMSMFIGNLVLLILNLPLIPYIAKVLAIPRNYLIPFILFFTLMGAYIGQNNATELLLLVGFGVCGIALKFANYPLPPLLIGFILGGMMEDNFSRSMQLYGGMSFIWERPMTLGLLILAVSLVLLPGFRAMRARATG, encoded by the coding sequence ATGCTCGAAGGTATTCTGATTGGCCTGCAAACGGCCCTGTCTTTTCAAAACCTTCTACTCGTCGTTGCTGGCTGTTTGATTGGCACATTCATCGGCATGTTGCCGGGCCTTGGGCCGATGTCGATCATCGCTATAATGATCCCGGTTGCCATTTCGATGGGCGATCCATCCGCCGCTTTGATCCTGCTTGCCGGTGTGTATTACGGCGCGATTTTTGGTGGATCGACGTCATCTATTTTGCTCAACGCGCCTGGCGTGGCAGGCACGGTCGCGTCAAGTTTCGACGGCTACCCGATGGCGCAACAAGGCAAGGCCGGCAAGGCGCTGACCATTGCCGCAATCGCCAGTTTCGCTGGTGGTACCATTGGCGCCATCTTGTTGATGATCTTCGCGCCGATGCTGTCGTCTGTGGCGTTGCTGTTCCATTCTGCTGAATATTTCGCGCTGATGATTGTAGGCATGTCCGCCATCGCCGCGTTTGCGGGCCGAGGCCAAGTGGCCAAAGCGTTGTTGATGACGGTGTTCGGTTTGATTATGGCGACGGTTGGTGAAGGCGCGCTGTTCAACCTGCCACGTTTCACAATGGGCATTATGGACCTGCAATCGGGCTTTGGTTTTGTCACGCTTGCGATGGCGATGTTCGCGCTGCCTGAGGCAATATTCCTTGTCCTGAAACCCAAAAATCTGGGCGACAGTGGCGGCGAAATTAAAGAGCTACGCATCACGCGCGCAGAAGCCCGTGCCATCGCGCCGATCATAGCACGTCAATCTGTCCAAGGTTTTTTCATTGGTGTTTTGCCCGGTGCCGGTGCCACAATCGCCAGCTTCTTGGGGTATGCCGTGGAACGCAACATCGCCCCCAAACATGAACAAGACGAATTTGGCAAAGGGTCGATCAAAGGCCTCGCAGCGCCCGAAACCGCCAACAACGCGGCCTGTACGGGGTCGTTTGTGCCGCTGTTAACGCTCGGCATTCCGGGGTCTGGTACGACAGCAATCCTGCTTGGCGCGCTTATCGCACTTAACGTTACACCCGGGCCGCGTTTGATGATCGACGAACCGCAGATTTTCTGGGCCGTGATCATGTCGATGTTCATCGGCAACCTTGTGTTGTTGATCCTGAACCTGCCGTTGATCCCCTACATCGCCAAAGTTCTTGCAATTCCACGCAATTATTTGATCCCGTTCATCCTCTTCTTCACGTTGATGGGGGCATATATCGGGCAAAACAACGCTACCGAACTGTTGTTGCTTGTTGGGTTCGGTGTCTGCGGTATTGCCTTGAAATTTGCGAACTACCCGCTGCCGCCACTTTTGATCGGTTTCATCTTGGGTGGTATGATGGAGGACAATTTCTCCCGTTCAATGCAGCTTTATGGTGGTATGTCATTCATCTGGGAACGCCCGATGACATTGGGCTTGTTGATTTTGGCTGTCAGCTTGGTTTTGCTACCCGGTTTTCGTGCCATGCGCGCGCGTGCAACGGGCTAA
- a CDS encoding tripartite tricarboxylate transporter TctB family protein, whose translation MALDRWIALIFLGICLTYGYTAWFTMDDGLAPFMRRNPVWPSTFPKVLSVFGSVAAFIILLGLEKGEEKIGEIDYRRLHEYKLGQALLLLGLMVVYALCLRPIGFLISTASFLLLGSFILGERKWHIMLLIALSATFVVWYLVQEVLGIYMRPLPAFIIALIGG comes from the coding sequence ATGGCCTTGGATCGTTGGATTGCGCTTATTTTTTTGGGTATTTGCCTCACTTATGGCTACACTGCGTGGTTCACGATGGACGATGGCCTCGCGCCCTTCATGCGCCGCAACCCGGTCTGGCCCAGCACCTTCCCCAAAGTTTTGTCGGTCTTTGGCTCGGTTGCTGCGTTCATCATCCTGCTTGGTCTTGAGAAGGGTGAGGAAAAGATAGGCGAGATCGATTACCGCCGCCTGCACGAATACAAACTTGGCCAAGCGCTGCTGCTGCTTGGCCTTATGGTGGTCTACGCGCTGTGCCTGCGCCCTATCGGTTTTCTGATTTCCACCGCTTCGTTCTTGCTGCTTGGGTCGTTCATTTTGGGCGAGCGTAAATGGCACATTATGTTGCTGATAGCGCTCAGTGCGACGTTTGTTGTCTGGTACCTCGTGCAAGAGGTTTTGGGTATTTACATGCGGCCACTTCCGGCTTTCATCATTGCTTTGATAGGGGGCTAA
- a CDS encoding Bug family tripartite tricarboxylate transporter substrate binding protein — MTMMKMGRRALITTAVATLGLGTPAFADGHQVLDSIHFLIPGGAGGGWDGTARGVGEALTESGLIGTASFENMSGGGGGTAIGYLIENAESNEGTLMVNSTPIVIRSLTGVFPFNFRDLTLVSGTIGDYAAVVVGKDSPINNMEEFLAVYDVDPSASPIGGGSVPGGMDHLVAAMVMEASGRDALSVNYIPYDAGGTAMAALLSGEIVALSTGFSEAVDLANAGEVKIIGVTSDARVAAAPDAMTMIEQGIDTTFINWRGFFGAPGMSDEKLAQYQAAIAAMYDTSEWEAVRARNGWVNIHNPGDDFRVFLEEQETVIGDLMTKLGFL; from the coding sequence ATGACAATGATGAAAATGGGCCGTCGCGCCCTGATAACGACTGCTGTCGCTACGCTTGGCCTTGGAACACCGGCATTTGCTGATGGTCACCAAGTGCTCGACAGTATCCACTTTCTGATTCCTGGCGGCGCCGGTGGTGGCTGGGATGGTACTGCTCGGGGTGTTGGCGAGGCGCTGACAGAATCCGGCCTGATCGGGACTGCATCCTTTGAGAACATGTCCGGTGGCGGTGGCGGTACAGCCATTGGTTATCTGATTGAAAATGCCGAAAGCAACGAAGGCACATTGATGGTCAATTCGACCCCAATCGTGATCCGTTCGCTGACTGGCGTGTTCCCGTTTAACTTTCGTGACCTGACGCTGGTGTCCGGCACGATTGGTGACTATGCGGCGGTCGTTGTCGGAAAAGACAGCCCGATCAACAACATGGAAGAATTCCTTGCTGTGTATGACGTGGACCCATCTGCCTCACCGATTGGCGGCGGTTCGGTTCCGGGTGGCATGGACCACCTTGTTGCAGCCATGGTTATGGAAGCATCCGGTCGTGACGCACTTAGCGTGAACTACATTCCATATGACGCTGGTGGTACAGCCATGGCAGCATTGCTGTCGGGTGAAATCGTGGCTCTGTCGACTGGTTTTTCTGAGGCGGTTGATCTGGCAAACGCTGGCGAAGTCAAAATCATCGGTGTGACATCTGACGCGCGTGTAGCCGCAGCGCCAGACGCAATGACCATGATAGAGCAGGGCATCGACACCACGTTCATCAACTGGCGCGGTTTCTTCGGCGCACCTGGCATGTCTGATGAAAAGCTGGCCCAGTACCAAGCGGCAATTGCTGCAATGTATGACACATCTGAATGGGAAGCCGTCCGTGCGCGTAACGGTTGGGTCAACATCCATAACCCTGGCGATGATTTCCGCGTCTTCCTTGAAGAGCAGGAAACAGTCATTGGCGATCTGATGACCAAACTCGGCTTCCTCTAA
- a CDS encoding response regulator transcription factor, producing MKYLLVEDNLELANAICSRIGLDGHTVDHAARMADAIAFAQTGEYDLILLDIMLPDGDGRSFLKQHRAAKNDTPVIVLTARSEVSDRISLLDLGADDYVTKPFDHAELQARCRAVLRRKAGASQTTIKVGDVEFDPVGGHLTVKGNVINLRNRELRLLEILMNAKGQVFHKQKLVDRLYSYDDDVSENAVEVYVGRLRRHLEGSAVQITTLRGLGYRLDHD from the coding sequence ATGAAATATCTTCTCGTTGAAGACAATCTTGAACTGGCAAATGCGATCTGTTCGCGGATTGGTTTGGACGGCCATACCGTTGACCACGCAGCAAGAATGGCAGACGCCATCGCGTTTGCGCAGACTGGCGAATATGATCTTATTTTGCTTGATATTATGTTGCCCGACGGGGATGGCCGCAGCTTTCTAAAACAACACCGCGCGGCCAAGAACGACACCCCTGTCATCGTTTTGACTGCCAGAAGTGAGGTCTCCGATAGAATTAGCTTGTTGGATCTTGGTGCGGATGACTATGTCACCAAGCCGTTCGACCACGCTGAATTGCAGGCCCGTTGTCGTGCTGTTTTGCGCCGTAAAGCAGGCGCATCACAGACCACGATCAAAGTCGGAGATGTCGAGTTTGATCCCGTCGGTGGGCATCTTACGGTCAAAGGAAATGTGATCAATCTGCGCAACCGCGAACTGCGTTTGCTCGAAATCTTGATGAACGCCAAGGGTCAGGTTTTTCACAAACAAAAATTGGTCGACCGTTTGTACTCATATGATGACGACGTATCAGAAAATGCGGTTGAAGTTTATGTCGGTCGTTTGCGCCGCCACCTTGAAGGATCGGCAGTACAGATCACGACGTTGCGCGGCCTTGGCTACAGGCTCGATCATGACTGA